Proteins co-encoded in one Bacillus paramycoides genomic window:
- the gmk gene encoding guanylate kinase yields MRSRRGLLIVLSGPSGVGKGTVRKELFSHEDTRFQYSISVTTRKPREGEVDGVDYFFKEREEFEEMIRNEKLLEWAEFVGNYYGTPIDYVEKTLQEGKDVFLEIEVQGAIQVKKAFPEGVFIFLAPPSLSELKNRIVGRGTETEDVIENRLTVAKEEIDMMDAYDYVVENDQVELACERIKAIVVGEHCRRERVAKYYKEMTEGL; encoded by the coding sequence ATGAGAAGTAGAAGAGGATTGCTCATCGTTCTTTCAGGACCTTCTGGGGTTGGTAAAGGAACGGTTCGAAAAGAGCTGTTTAGTCATGAGGATACACGTTTTCAGTACTCCATTTCAGTAACGACACGTAAGCCACGTGAAGGTGAAGTGGATGGTGTGGATTATTTCTTTAAAGAGAGAGAAGAATTTGAGGAAATGATTCGTAATGAAAAATTACTTGAGTGGGCTGAATTCGTAGGTAATTATTACGGAACACCGATTGACTATGTTGAAAAAACATTACAAGAAGGAAAAGATGTATTCTTAGAAATTGAAGTGCAAGGAGCAATTCAAGTTAAGAAAGCTTTCCCAGAAGGTGTATTTATTTTCTTAGCACCTCCAAGTCTATCTGAACTAAAGAACCGAATTGTTGGTCGTGGTACAGAAACTGAAGATGTTATTGAAAATCGTTTAACGGTAGCGAAAGAAGAAATTGATATGATGGACGCTTACGACTACGTTGTAGAAAACGATCAAGTTGAACTAGCTTGTGAAAGAATTAAAGCAATTGTGGTTGGCGAACATTGTCGCCGCGAAAGAGTAGCAAAATATTATAAAGAAATGACGGAGGGTCTATAA
- the remA gene encoding extracellular matrix/biofilm regulator RemA, whose amino-acid sequence MAMRFLNIGYGNIVSAHRIIAIVSPESAPIKRTVQEAREHNALLDATYGRKTRAVIVMDDGHVVLSPIQPETIAHRLNNKEDLSEEG is encoded by the coding sequence ATGGCCATGCGGTTTTTAAATATTGGATACGGAAATATTGTATCTGCTCATCGAATTATTGCTATTGTAAGTCCGGAGTCAGCTCCTATTAAACGAACAGTACAGGAAGCACGCGAACATAATGCTTTGCTTGATGCTACGTATGGGAGAAAAACAAGGGCGGTTATTGTTATGGATGATGGGCATGTTGTATTAAGTCCAATTCAGCCAGAGACGATTGCACATCGTTTGAATAATAAAGAAGATTTAAGTGAGGAAGGGTAG
- the coaBC gene encoding bifunctional phosphopantothenoylcysteine decarboxylase/phosphopantothenate--cysteine ligase CoaBC: MLKGKKILLCVTGGIAVFKAAALTSKLTQAGAIVKVMMSESAMKFVTPLTFQALSRHDVYTDTFDEKDSAVIAHIDLADWADVVLVAPATANCIGKLANGIADDMITTTLLATTAPVWIAPAMNVHMYENKIVQKNMMTLKTLGYTFIEPGEGFLACGYVAKGRLEEPEAIIARLEEAFSEQKPLQGKRILITAGPTREKIDPVRFMTNFSSGKMGYAIAEVASNLGADVILVSGPTALNPPLHVTTVQVESAQDMLEAVLQHYQNVDVVIKTAAVADYRPKYVHDNKMKKKNGDAVIELERTVDILKTLGEMKEKQLLIGFAAETTNVEEYATKKLREKNANMIVANDVKAQGAGFGTDTNIVTMYRKDGEIIELPLLTKKEVAREILKQIEMMLEDDRL; the protein is encoded by the coding sequence ATGCTAAAAGGGAAAAAGATACTTTTATGTGTAACAGGAGGCATTGCGGTCTTTAAAGCGGCTGCGTTAACGAGTAAATTGACACAAGCTGGTGCTATTGTAAAAGTAATGATGAGTGAGTCGGCAATGAAGTTTGTTACACCTCTTACATTCCAAGCGCTTTCTCGCCATGATGTATATACGGATACATTCGATGAGAAAGATTCAGCTGTTATTGCTCATATCGATTTAGCGGATTGGGCTGATGTTGTACTTGTTGCACCTGCTACAGCCAATTGTATTGGAAAGTTAGCTAACGGTATTGCGGATGATATGATTACAACTACTTTGTTAGCTACTACAGCCCCAGTGTGGATTGCACCTGCTATGAATGTGCATATGTATGAAAATAAAATTGTTCAAAAAAATATGATGACGTTAAAAACGTTAGGATATACATTTATTGAGCCTGGAGAAGGCTTTTTAGCGTGTGGTTATGTAGCGAAGGGAAGATTAGAAGAACCTGAAGCGATTATTGCACGGTTAGAAGAGGCTTTTTCAGAACAAAAACCATTGCAAGGAAAAAGAATATTAATAACTGCTGGCCCAACTCGCGAAAAGATTGATCCAGTTCGTTTTATGACCAATTTTTCTTCTGGAAAAATGGGCTATGCGATTGCAGAAGTGGCCTCGAACTTAGGTGCTGATGTCATACTCGTTTCGGGACCGACAGCACTAAATCCACCGTTACATGTAACTACGGTGCAAGTGGAATCTGCACAAGATATGTTAGAGGCAGTTCTTCAACATTATCAAAACGTAGATGTTGTCATAAAAACAGCAGCAGTTGCAGACTATCGCCCGAAATATGTTCATGATAATAAAATGAAAAAGAAAAATGGCGATGCTGTAATTGAACTCGAGAGAACAGTAGATATTTTAAAAACATTAGGTGAGATGAAAGAGAAACAGTTACTTATCGGTTTTGCGGCTGAAACGACAAACGTAGAGGAATACGCAACGAAAAAATTACGTGAGAAAAATGCAAATATGATTGTTGCGAACGATGTAAAGGCGCAAGGAGCTGGATTTGGTACAGATACGAACATTGTAACAATGTATAGAAAAGATGGAGAAATTATAGAGTTGCCACTTTTAACGAAGAAAGAGGTCGCTCGTGAAATATTAAAGCAAATTGAAATGATGTTAGAAGATGATCGTCTATGA
- a CDS encoding YicC/YloC family endoribonuclease has product MICSMTGFGRSKVENDTFQITVEMKSVNHRFLEMSIRLPKQMMVFEDKIRKIIAEQVRRGRIEVSISITGEGLVERKLSVNWSLLEQYQSIMEDIKGKFQLQDSITLQQLMAMPEVTAIEEVENVNEQFENSLYEAVRQAAHMLKTMRDGEGERLHKDIAYRLQEIHNCVDAIIPYAPIVTQKYRERLENRLKELHNQDLDEQRLLTEVAIFAERCDIHEELVRLQSHLEQFRETLQIEEPVGRKMDFIVQEMHREINTIGSKANDLTISKYVVEMKNNLEKIREQVQNIE; this is encoded by the coding sequence ATGATTTGTAGTATGACAGGATTTGGAAGGTCGAAAGTAGAAAATGATACTTTTCAAATTACAGTAGAAATGAAATCGGTAAACCACCGTTTTCTAGAGATGAGTATTCGACTTCCGAAGCAAATGATGGTATTCGAAGACAAAATTCGTAAAATAATTGCAGAACAAGTTCGACGTGGACGTATTGAAGTGTCTATTAGTATAACGGGTGAAGGGCTTGTTGAAAGAAAATTAAGTGTGAATTGGTCGCTTCTTGAGCAGTACCAATCGATTATGGAAGATATAAAAGGAAAATTTCAATTACAAGATTCTATTACGCTTCAGCAATTAATGGCAATGCCAGAAGTAACAGCGATTGAAGAAGTAGAAAATGTAAATGAACAATTTGAGAACAGTTTATATGAGGCGGTTCGCCAAGCTGCTCATATGTTAAAAACGATGAGAGATGGCGAAGGAGAACGATTACATAAAGATATAGCGTATCGTTTACAAGAGATTCACAATTGTGTAGATGCAATTATTCCGTATGCACCAATTGTTACGCAAAAATATCGTGAACGATTAGAAAATCGCTTAAAAGAATTACATAATCAAGATCTAGATGAACAAAGATTGCTAACAGAAGTTGCAATCTTTGCTGAGCGTTGTGATATTCACGAAGAGTTAGTTCGTTTGCAAAGTCATTTAGAGCAATTTCGTGAAACACTGCAGATTGAAGAGCCTGTTGGAAGGAAAATGGATTTCATCGTGCAAGAGATGCATAGAGAAATTAATACGATTGGTTCTAAGGCGAATGACTTAACAATTTCAAAATATGTTGTAGAAATGAAAAATAACCTTGAAAAAATTCGTGAACAAGTACAAAATATTGAGTAG
- a CDS encoding calcium-translocating P-type ATPase, SERCA-type, with product MNWYGMRAHEVEERTNTNVKIGLTEKEAEGRIKKFGTNELDEAKRPSALMVFLAQFKDFMVLVLFGATIVSAFLGEYIDSIAIVAIVIINGILGFFQERKAEKSLEALKELAAPQVTVLRNGKWVKAPSKALVLGDVIKFSSGDRIGADVRLVEASSLYIEESALTGESVPVQKKVEALQGQDVSIGDQKNMAFMGTMITRGSGTGVVVATGMNTAMGQIANMLQNAEQMETPLQRRLEQLGKILIIVALVLTALVVLAGVYQGNEVYHMFLAGVSLAVAAIPEGLPAIVTVALSLGVQRMIKKRAIVRKLPAVETLGCASVICSDKTGTMTQNKMMVTHMWSGGELWKVTGQGYEPNGSFMKGEKEINPDKTKSLYQLLTFGSLCNNANIIQKKKTYVLDGDPTEGALVAAAMKAGITREALKGKFEIIREFPFDSTRKMMSVIVRDREGKKFVVTKGAPDVLLQMSQTILWGDKQQPLSELYRKEVQAAIHSLGSQALRTIAVAFKPLKVTDSIEHERDVEKDFMLVGIQGMIDPPRPEVEQAVKECREAGIRTVMITGDHKVTAMAIAEQLSILPPGGRVVEGVELASMDVEELENVVEDTYVFARVSPEHKLKIVKALQNKGHIVAMTGDGVNDAPAIKTADIGIAMGITGTDVAKEASSLVLLDDNFATIKSAIKEGRNIYENIRKFIRYLLASNVGEILVMLFAMLLALPLPMVPIQILWVNLVTDGLPAMALGLDKAEGDVMKRTPRHPKEGVFARGLAWKIISRGFLIGAVTLVAFIVAFNQHPNELKYAQTVAFATLVLAQLIHVFDCRSEHSVFHRNPFGNVYLVGAVIISLLLMLVVIYYPPLQPIFSTMPIQARDWLLIGGLSSIPTFLLVGSLLTGKKGKKEKPILYKKGLNLK from the coding sequence ATGAACTGGTATGGAATGCGTGCACATGAAGTGGAAGAAAGAACGAATACGAATGTGAAGATTGGGCTTACAGAGAAAGAAGCAGAAGGGCGAATAAAGAAATTTGGTACAAATGAACTAGATGAAGCAAAGAGGCCTTCTGCACTCATGGTATTTTTAGCACAATTTAAAGATTTTATGGTACTTGTTTTGTTTGGTGCAACAATCGTTTCGGCTTTTTTAGGGGAATACATTGATTCTATTGCGATTGTTGCGATTGTTATTATCAACGGTATTCTCGGCTTTTTCCAAGAAAGAAAGGCTGAAAAGTCATTGGAAGCTTTAAAAGAGCTAGCCGCCCCGCAAGTTACTGTACTGCGGAATGGAAAGTGGGTAAAGGCACCGTCCAAAGCACTCGTTTTAGGTGATGTTATTAAATTTTCTAGTGGCGATCGTATCGGGGCCGATGTACGTCTTGTTGAGGCATCGAGTTTATATATCGAAGAATCAGCTTTGACAGGAGAGTCAGTACCAGTGCAGAAGAAAGTAGAAGCATTGCAAGGGCAAGATGTTTCAATTGGTGATCAAAAAAATATGGCTTTTATGGGTACGATGATTACGCGAGGATCTGGAACAGGGGTCGTTGTTGCAACTGGTATGAATACAGCAATGGGCCAAATTGCAAATATGTTACAAAATGCAGAGCAAATGGAAACACCACTGCAAAGAAGATTAGAGCAACTCGGAAAAATATTAATTATTGTGGCTCTTGTTTTGACAGCGCTTGTCGTATTAGCCGGTGTGTATCAAGGGAATGAAGTGTATCATATGTTTTTAGCTGGCGTGTCACTAGCCGTTGCTGCTATTCCAGAAGGATTACCAGCAATTGTTACAGTCGCTTTATCGCTTGGTGTACAGCGTATGATAAAAAAGAGAGCAATTGTAAGGAAGTTACCGGCGGTAGAAACGTTAGGTTGTGCTTCCGTTATATGCTCTGATAAAACAGGAACGATGACGCAAAACAAAATGATGGTAACACATATGTGGTCAGGTGGAGAGTTGTGGAAAGTGACAGGGCAAGGATATGAACCGAATGGCTCTTTTATGAAAGGTGAAAAAGAAATTAATCCAGATAAGACGAAATCACTTTATCAATTACTCACATTTGGTTCACTATGTAATAACGCAAATATAATTCAAAAGAAAAAGACATATGTATTGGACGGAGATCCAACTGAGGGAGCGCTTGTAGCTGCAGCAATGAAAGCGGGGATAACACGTGAGGCACTGAAAGGGAAATTTGAAATTATCCGCGAATTTCCGTTTGATTCCACTCGAAAAATGATGAGTGTTATTGTACGAGATCGAGAAGGGAAAAAGTTTGTCGTTACAAAGGGAGCACCAGATGTCCTTCTGCAAATGAGTCAAACAATTTTATGGGGGGATAAGCAGCAACCATTAAGTGAGTTGTATAGAAAAGAAGTACAGGCGGCTATTCATAGCTTAGGTAGTCAAGCACTTCGAACAATTGCAGTCGCTTTTAAGCCTTTAAAAGTAACAGACTCAATTGAACATGAAAGAGACGTTGAAAAAGATTTTATGTTAGTCGGGATACAAGGAATGATTGATCCGCCAAGACCAGAGGTAGAGCAGGCTGTAAAAGAGTGCAGAGAAGCTGGTATTCGAACAGTTATGATTACAGGGGATCATAAAGTAACTGCAATGGCGATTGCGGAACAATTAAGCATTTTACCACCAGGTGGACGCGTTGTTGAAGGGGTAGAACTCGCAAGTATGGATGTAGAAGAGTTAGAAAATGTCGTAGAAGACACGTATGTATTTGCTCGTGTATCACCGGAACATAAATTGAAAATTGTTAAGGCGTTGCAAAATAAAGGACATATAGTAGCAATGACAGGTGATGGAGTAAACGATGCACCTGCTATAAAAACAGCGGATATTGGGATAGCGATGGGAATTACAGGTACGGACGTTGCGAAAGAAGCTTCTTCTCTCGTATTGCTGGACGATAATTTCGCTACGATAAAATCAGCAATTAAAGAAGGGAGAAATATATACGAGAACATACGTAAGTTTATTCGTTATTTATTAGCATCGAACGTTGGAGAAATTTTGGTCATGTTATTCGCAATGTTACTTGCATTACCGCTGCCGATGGTTCCAATTCAAATTTTATGGGTGAACTTAGTTACTGACGGCTTACCGGCGATGGCATTAGGTTTGGATAAAGCTGAAGGAGACGTGATGAAGAGAACGCCGCGTCATCCGAAAGAAGGGGTATTTGCTAGGGGGCTTGCCTGGAAAATTATAAGTCGTGGCTTTCTAATTGGGGCAGTGACGTTAGTAGCGTTTATAGTAGCATTTAATCAGCATCCAAATGAACTGAAATATGCACAAACTGTAGCGTTTGCAACGTTGGTACTTGCTCAGCTTATTCATGTATTTGATTGCCGAAGTGAGCATTCTGTTTTCCACCGCAATCCGTTTGGAAATGTGTATTTAGTAGGAGCGGTTATCATCTCATTACTACTCATGCTAGTGGTTATATATTATCCACCGTTACAACCGATTTTTAGCACGATGCCAATACAAGCAAGAGATTGGTTGTTAATCGGAGGTTTATCATCAATTCCGACCTTCTTACTAGTAGGTTCTTTATTAACAGGGAAAAAGGGGAAGAAGGAAAAGCCGATATTATATAAGAAGGGATTAAACTTGAAATAG
- the rpoZ gene encoding DNA-directed RNA polymerase subunit omega, whose protein sequence is MLNPSIDSLLTKIDSKYTLVTVAAKRAREMQLANNCVVEKPVSHKCVGKALEEIDIEALSYVPSEDKVTE, encoded by the coding sequence ATGTTAAATCCATCAATTGATTCATTATTAACAAAAATCGATTCTAAATATACACTTGTAACAGTGGCTGCAAAACGTGCGCGCGAAATGCAACTTGCTAATAACTGTGTTGTAGAAAAACCGGTTTCTCATAAATGTGTAGGTAAAGCATTAGAAGAAATCGATATTGAAGCGTTAAGCTATGTACCAAGTGAAGATAAAGTAACTGAATAA
- the priA gene encoding primosomal protein N', whose amino-acid sequence MKFASVIVDVPARQTDRPFDYIIPKKWEDIVQTGMRVVVPFGPRKLQGFIIGIKDSAEVESKKLKTIHEILDVTPVLNEELLKLGYWLTSETLCYMISAFQVMLPTAIKATYKKRLQLRKQEEVAPELLFLFQDKEAIDWEAIETQPHLYLTIQQEIKHGTIEVVYQVKDKVQKKKQRVIQPELPEDKLELAAFELKSKKQQDVLYYFVENYKSVPLKVITEELQITDAPIKALVKKGLLSEKYVEVYRNPYDDDDFEQTKPFPLTEEQQQVITPILSSITNETYNPFLLYGVTGSGKTEVYLQSIAAVLKKGKEAIVLVPEIALTPQMVDRFKGRFGSQVAVLHSALSVGEKYDEWRKILRKEVKVVVGARSAVFAPFENLGIIIIDEEHESSYKQEDNPRYHARDVAVWRGQYHKCPIVLGSATPTLESFARAKKGVYELLTMEKRMNEQALPTVEIVDMREELRDGNRSMFSKALHEKIADRLEKKEQMVLFLNRRGHSTFVMCRDCGYVVQCPHCDISLTYHKMNHRLKCHYCSYEENMPTACPACQSTYIRFFGTGTQKVEEEITKLFPEARVIRMDVDTTSRKGMHEKLLKAFGEEKADILLGTQMIAKGLDFPKVTLVGVLTADTMLHLPDFRASEKTYQLLTQVSGRAGRHELPGEVIIQTYTPEHYSIELAKNQQYDVFFDQEMQMRRTRQYPPYYYVVLVTVSHPELLKAVQVTEKIVGHLRSHCSQQTMVLGPVASAIPRIKDRYRYQCMIKYKREPNLKNVLKMVNEHYQAEMQKELQISIDFNPTMLM is encoded by the coding sequence ATGAAATTTGCAAGTGTAATTGTTGATGTACCTGCACGTCAGACAGATCGACCATTTGATTATATTATTCCTAAAAAATGGGAAGATATTGTCCAAACAGGTATGCGTGTAGTAGTTCCATTTGGCCCGAGAAAATTGCAAGGTTTTATTATTGGGATTAAAGATTCGGCTGAAGTAGAAAGTAAGAAGTTAAAAACAATCCATGAAATATTAGATGTAACACCGGTATTAAACGAGGAATTATTAAAGCTTGGATATTGGCTTACCAGTGAAACGTTATGTTATATGATTTCAGCTTTTCAAGTTATGCTTCCAACGGCGATAAAAGCAACATATAAAAAGCGTCTACAACTTCGTAAACAAGAAGAAGTAGCACCTGAACTACTGTTTTTATTTCAGGATAAAGAAGCGATAGATTGGGAAGCGATTGAGACGCAGCCACATCTATACCTTACGATTCAACAAGAAATTAAACATGGCACGATTGAAGTTGTGTATCAAGTAAAAGATAAAGTGCAAAAGAAGAAACAAAGAGTCATACAACCGGAGTTGCCAGAAGATAAATTAGAATTAGCAGCATTTGAATTGAAAAGCAAAAAACAACAAGATGTCCTCTATTATTTTGTGGAAAATTATAAAAGTGTACCGTTGAAAGTAATAACAGAGGAGTTGCAAATAACAGATGCTCCGATTAAAGCACTTGTTAAAAAGGGGCTACTCTCAGAAAAGTATGTGGAAGTGTACCGAAATCCGTATGACGATGATGATTTTGAACAAACGAAACCATTCCCGCTTACGGAGGAACAACAGCAAGTTATTACACCGATTTTATCATCAATTACAAATGAAACTTACAATCCATTTTTACTATATGGTGTTACAGGGAGCGGAAAAACAGAAGTATATTTACAATCTATAGCAGCTGTGCTCAAGAAAGGAAAAGAAGCTATTGTGCTTGTTCCTGAAATTGCACTAACGCCTCAGATGGTAGATCGTTTTAAAGGTAGATTTGGCTCACAAGTTGCAGTTCTTCATAGTGCGCTGTCTGTTGGAGAAAAATATGATGAATGGCGTAAGATTTTAAGAAAAGAAGTGAAAGTTGTAGTTGGTGCACGTTCAGCTGTATTTGCTCCTTTTGAAAATTTAGGGATTATTATTATTGATGAGGAACATGAATCGAGCTATAAGCAAGAAGATAATCCGAGATATCATGCAAGGGATGTAGCTGTGTGGAGGGGACAATATCATAAATGTCCTATCGTTCTTGGCAGTGCAACACCGACACTTGAATCGTTTGCAAGAGCAAAAAAAGGTGTGTATGAATTACTGACGATGGAAAAGCGTATGAATGAACAAGCTTTACCGACAGTAGAGATTGTTGATATGCGTGAAGAACTTCGTGACGGGAATCGCTCCATGTTTTCAAAGGCACTGCATGAAAAAATAGCAGATCGGTTAGAAAAGAAAGAACAAATGGTGCTCTTTTTAAATAGAAGAGGTCATTCTACATTTGTTATGTGTCGTGATTGTGGGTATGTTGTACAATGTCCGCATTGTGATATCTCTCTGACATATCATAAAATGAATCATCGTTTAAAATGTCATTATTGTAGCTACGAAGAGAATATGCCGACTGCTTGTCCTGCTTGTCAAAGTACATACATTCGTTTCTTTGGTACAGGTACACAAAAGGTAGAAGAAGAAATTACAAAACTATTTCCAGAGGCAAGAGTCATTCGAATGGATGTAGATACGACAAGTCGTAAAGGAATGCATGAAAAATTATTAAAGGCATTCGGGGAAGAAAAAGCAGATATATTACTTGGAACACAAATGATTGCGAAGGGATTAGATTTTCCAAAAGTAACGCTTGTCGGGGTTTTAACTGCGGACACGATGCTTCATTTACCTGATTTTCGGGCGAGTGAAAAGACTTATCAGTTATTGACGCAAGTAAGTGGACGAGCAGGCCGACATGAATTGCCAGGGGAAGTTATAATTCAAACGTATACGCCAGAACATTACAGTATAGAGTTAGCAAAGAACCAACAATATGATGTGTTTTTTGATCAAGAAATGCAAATGAGACGAACGAGACAATATCCACCTTATTACTATGTTGTACTTGTGACAGTATCTCACCCGGAATTATTAAAGGCAGTACAAGTAACGGAAAAAATTGTCGGTCATTTACGGTCGCACTGCTCGCAGCAAACAATGGTGTTAGGACCAGTTGCTTCAGCAATTCCAAGGATAAAAGATAGATATCGTTATCAATGCATGATAAAATACAAACGGGAACCAAACTTAAAGAACGTGCTCAAAATGGTAAATGAACATTATCAAGCAGAAATGCAAAAAGAGCTACAAATCTCAATTGATTTTAATCCAACAATGTTAATGTAG
- a CDS encoding Rqc2 family fibronectin-binding protein: MAFDGLFTRAITHEIANSLYTGRISKIYQPSKYEILLHIRANGKNQKLILSAHPTYARLHLTNQNYDSPALPPMFCMLLRKHLEGGFIEKIEQIDLERIIQITVRSRNEIGDESLKTLVIEIMGRHSNIILVDTKTNNILDSLKHVSLSVNRHRTVYAGAEYVAPPAQHKINPLQIETNEEFIRPLDFLSGNMDKQLVGTFTGISPLFAKEVVKKAGMVNEKALADAFFSMQKPLLTHTYSPTMTTSNGKEFFYLFPLAHLQGENKTFSSVSELLDRFFFGKAERDRVKQQAHDLERFMQNEKNKNEKKLIKLQKTLQDAGKADKYQLFGELLTANMYALKKGDKDIEVVNYYDENGGTVKITLDPLKTPSENAQRYFQKYQKAKNSVVVVEEQIEKTNEEILYFDSLLQQMEAASSKDIEEIREELAEEGYMRNRKTKNAKKKPTKPVLDKYVASDGTEIFVGKNNKQNDYLTTKFARRDEIWLHTKDIPGSHVVIRSLEPAEETLLEAAKIAAYYSKAKESSSVPVDFTKIRHVKKPSGAKLGFVTYDNQQTVYVTPDADTVMKLKA; this comes from the coding sequence ATGGCATTCGATGGATTATTTACAAGAGCAATTACACATGAAATTGCAAATTCTCTTTACACGGGGAGAATTTCCAAAATATATCAACCTTCAAAATATGAGATTTTATTACATATTCGAGCAAACGGAAAAAATCAAAAACTGATTCTTTCCGCTCATCCGACATATGCACGTTTACACTTAACAAATCAAAATTACGATTCACCTGCACTTCCGCCAATGTTTTGTATGCTTCTTCGTAAGCATTTAGAAGGTGGATTCATTGAAAAAATTGAACAAATTGATTTAGAGCGCATTATTCAAATTACTGTGCGAAGCAGAAATGAAATTGGTGATGAATCGCTAAAAACATTAGTAATTGAAATAATGGGACGACATAGTAACATCATTTTAGTAGACACAAAAACAAATAATATTTTAGATAGCTTAAAACACGTTTCTTTATCCGTAAACCGACATCGAACTGTATACGCTGGAGCTGAATATGTTGCGCCACCAGCACAACATAAAATTAATCCACTTCAGATTGAAACAAATGAGGAATTTATTAGACCGCTAGACTTTTTATCTGGAAACATGGATAAACAGCTTGTCGGCACCTTTACGGGAATATCGCCGTTATTCGCAAAAGAAGTAGTAAAAAAAGCTGGTATGGTAAATGAAAAAGCATTAGCGGACGCATTTTTCTCCATGCAAAAACCATTATTAACTCATACATATTCACCAACGATGACTACTTCAAATGGAAAAGAATTTTTCTACCTTTTCCCTCTTGCACATTTGCAAGGGGAAAACAAGACGTTCTCATCTGTTAGTGAATTGCTAGACCGTTTCTTTTTCGGAAAAGCAGAGCGCGACCGTGTAAAACAGCAAGCCCATGATTTAGAGCGCTTTATGCAAAACGAAAAAAATAAAAATGAGAAAAAACTCATTAAACTACAAAAAACATTACAAGATGCTGGAAAAGCAGATAAATATCAACTATTTGGAGAACTACTTACAGCTAACATGTACGCTTTGAAAAAAGGTGATAAAGATATTGAGGTCGTTAACTATTATGATGAAAATGGCGGAACTGTAAAGATCACATTAGATCCTTTAAAAACGCCATCTGAAAATGCGCAACGCTATTTCCAAAAGTATCAAAAAGCGAAAAATTCAGTTGTTGTTGTTGAAGAACAAATCGAAAAAACAAATGAAGAAATTCTTTATTTTGATAGCTTACTTCAACAAATGGAAGCTGCTTCTTCAAAAGATATTGAAGAAATTCGAGAGGAATTAGCTGAAGAAGGTTATATGCGCAATCGTAAAACGAAAAACGCAAAGAAAAAGCCTACTAAACCAGTATTAGATAAATATGTAGCAAGTGATGGCACAGAGATTTTCGTTGGTAAAAACAATAAACAAAATGATTATTTAACAACGAAATTTGCCCGCCGTGATGAAATTTGGTTACATACGAAAGACATACCTGGTTCTCACGTTGTCATTCGTTCTTTAGAGCCTGCTGAAGAAACTTTACTAGAAGCTGCCAAAATTGCTGCCTATTACAGTAAAGCAAAAGAGTCTAGCTCCGTACCTGTTGATTTCACCAAAATACGCCATGTCAAAAAACCGAGTGGCGCAAAACTTGGTTTTGTTACGTACGACAATCAGCAAACAGTTTATGTAACACCAGATGCTGATACTGTAATGAAATTAAAAGCGTAA